The proteins below come from a single Rhodococcus sp. WMMA185 genomic window:
- a CDS encoding acyl-CoA thioesterase, with amino-acid sequence MQVRWGDSDRLGHVNNTRFVEYMQEARAHFLLTELRTVGSRAGAMVVRRMEVDFLRPLTDDSGPVKVDVTVLAVGTSSYTIRHVVTDRHGVVCGMGDAVLVAFDVKKERSRPLSNAERAGLERYLVPVGVG; translated from the coding sequence ATCCAGGTCCGTTGGGGTGACTCCGACCGGCTCGGGCATGTCAACAACACCCGGTTCGTGGAGTACATGCAGGAAGCGCGCGCACACTTCCTGCTGACGGAGCTCAGGACTGTCGGCTCGCGAGCCGGGGCGATGGTGGTGCGCAGGATGGAAGTGGACTTCCTGCGCCCACTCACCGACGATTCCGGACCGGTCAAGGTGGACGTCACGGTGCTGGCCGTCGGTACGTCGTCATACACGATTCGCCATGTCGTCACCGATCGGCACGGCGTCGTCTGTGGGATGGGCGATGCCGTTCTCGTCGCGTTCGACGTGAAGAAGGAACGCTCGCGCCCCCTGTCGAATGCGGAGCGAGCCGGGCTCGAACGCTACCTCGTGCCGGTCGGAGTCGGCTGA
- the ettA gene encoding energy-dependent translational throttle protein EttA, translated as MAEFIYTMKKVRKAHGDKVILDDVTMSFYPGAKIGVVGPNGAGKSSILKIMAGLDQPGNGEAFLAPGASVGILMQEPQLDETKTVRENVEEGMGDTMVQLKRYNEIAELMATEYSDELMEEMGELQEKLDHADAWEIDSQLEQAMDALRCPPPEEMVTHLSGGEKRRVALCKLLLSKPDLLLLDEPTNHLDAESVLWLEQHLAAYPGAILAVTHDRYFLDHVAQWICEVDRGRLYPYEGNYSTYLEQKAARLEVQGKKDQKLQKRLKEELAWVRSGAKARQAKNKARLDRYEEMAIEAEKSRKLDFEEIQIPAPPRLGDVVVEVSNLDKGFDGRVLIKDLSFTLPRNGIVGVIGPNGVGKTTLFKTIVGLEKPDAGEVKIGQTVKLSYVDQNRAGIDPNKSVWEVVSDGLDHIVVGQTEMPSRAYISSFGFKGADQQKPSGVLSGGERNRLNLAMTLKQGGNLILLDEPTNDLDVETLGSLENALEQFPGCAVVISHDRWFLDRTCTHILAWEGGFGDNEAAWYWYEGNFEGYEANKIERLGPDAARPHRVTHRKLTRD; from the coding sequence ATGGCTGAGTTCATTTACACGATGAAGAAGGTGCGCAAGGCGCACGGTGACAAGGTCATCCTCGATGACGTCACGATGAGCTTCTACCCCGGCGCCAAGATCGGTGTGGTCGGACCGAACGGCGCGGGTAAGTCCAGCATCCTCAAGATCATGGCGGGACTGGATCAGCCGGGCAACGGTGAGGCATTCCTCGCTCCGGGGGCGTCCGTCGGGATCCTCATGCAGGAGCCGCAACTGGACGAGACCAAGACCGTTCGCGAGAACGTCGAAGAGGGCATGGGCGACACGATGGTCCAGCTCAAGCGATACAACGAGATCGCCGAGCTGATGGCCACCGAATACTCTGACGAACTGATGGAGGAGATGGGCGAGCTCCAGGAGAAGCTCGACCACGCCGACGCCTGGGAGATCGACTCCCAGCTCGAACAGGCGATGGACGCACTGCGCTGTCCGCCGCCGGAAGAGATGGTCACTCACCTCTCCGGGGGTGAGAAGCGCCGTGTCGCACTCTGCAAGCTGCTTTTGAGCAAACCGGATCTGCTCCTGCTCGACGAGCCCACCAACCACCTCGACGCGGAGAGCGTGCTGTGGCTCGAGCAGCACTTGGCGGCGTACCCCGGCGCGATCCTGGCCGTCACTCACGATCGCTACTTCCTCGATCACGTCGCGCAATGGATTTGCGAGGTCGATCGCGGGCGGCTGTACCCGTACGAGGGCAACTACTCCACTTACCTGGAGCAGAAGGCCGCCCGCCTCGAGGTGCAGGGCAAGAAGGATCAGAAGCTGCAGAAGCGGCTCAAGGAAGAACTCGCATGGGTTCGGTCGGGCGCGAAGGCCCGCCAGGCCAAGAACAAGGCCCGCCTGGACCGCTACGAGGAAATGGCTATCGAGGCCGAGAAGTCTCGCAAGCTCGACTTCGAGGAAATTCAGATCCCGGCACCGCCCCGTCTGGGTGACGTAGTCGTCGAGGTGTCGAATCTCGACAAGGGATTCGACGGGCGGGTTCTGATCAAGGATCTGTCTTTCACCTTGCCGCGCAACGGAATCGTCGGTGTCATCGGCCCCAACGGTGTGGGAAAGACCACGTTGTTCAAGACGATCGTCGGACTCGAGAAGCCCGACGCCGGCGAGGTCAAGATCGGCCAGACCGTGAAGCTGAGCTACGTCGATCAGAACCGTGCGGGTATCGACCCGAACAAGTCGGTGTGGGAGGTCGTGTCGGACGGTCTCGATCACATCGTCGTCGGCCAGACGGAGATGCCCTCGCGTGCGTACATCAGCTCGTTCGGGTTCAAGGGCGCAGACCAGCAGAAGCCGTCCGGTGTGCTGTCCGGTGGTGAGCGCAACCGCCTGAACCTCGCGATGACGCTCAAGCAGGGCGGAAACCTGATCCTGCTCGACGAGCCGACCAACGACTTGGACGTCGAGACACTCGGCTCGCTCGAAAACGCTCTCGAACAGTTCCCCGGGTGCGCGGTCGTGATCTCCCACGATCGTTGGTTCCTCGACCGCACGTGCACCCATATCCTCGCGTGGGAGGGTGGTTTCGGTGACAACGAGGCCGCCTGGTACTGGTACGAGGGCAACTTCGAGGGCTACGAGGCCAACAAGATCGAGCGTCTCGGACCGGACGCGGCGCGCCCGCATCGCGTCACCCACCGGAAACTGACGAGAGACTGA
- a CDS encoding cytochrome c oxidase assembly protein, with product MATPLLTKSDKEPQPPNRADSSALFVVGGLIAGLVAAIVVGLSAAQALVLLGIPDPGPITTYGLPAMRAVSEVAAVITIGSLLLAAFFVPPQKSGVLDVDGYRAVRTASHAAIVWAATALVLVPLSLSDTSGQPFTEAAKPSNVFRSIDQVELASVWRWTAIIAIVVAIVARLVLRWWWTPILLAVAILGLMPLALTGHSSSGGSHDLATNSLILHLVAASLWAGGLFALLAHARRAGAYTDVAARRFSAVAGVCFAVMAVSGVVNALVRVPIDDFMTTTYGRLVVAKAVALIILGIFGWAHRRRALPALQKDPTSRGNLIRFAGAEALVFGATIGLAVGLGRTPPPPPSSVPTLTEVELGYNLSGPPTFERLMLDWRFDLLFGTAAIVFALVYMLGLRKLRRRGDKWPVGRTVAWMCGCAVLLFATSSGVGRYAPAVFSVHMGAHMALSMLAPVLLVLGAPITLALRSLDPAGKDGVPGLREWILKALHSPYSRFITHPLVAATLFVGGFYALYLGGIFGAVVDSHTAHILMNLHFLLSGYLFYWVAIGVDPSPRKLSPVMKLAMVFGSLPFHAFFGVALMSMNTVMGEAFYRSLGLGWNSDLLSDQQLGGSIAWATGEIPLMLVMMALLIQWSRSDGRTARRVDRAADRDDDAALAAHNAMFAELARRDREAGL from the coding sequence ATGGCTACACCCCTGCTCACGAAGTCCGACAAGGAACCACAACCCCCGAACCGGGCCGATTCGTCTGCTCTGTTCGTCGTCGGCGGGCTCATTGCCGGTCTGGTCGCAGCCATCGTGGTTGGTCTCTCCGCCGCGCAGGCGCTCGTATTGCTGGGGATTCCGGATCCGGGCCCGATCACCACCTATGGGCTACCGGCAATGCGAGCGGTGTCCGAGGTTGCCGCGGTCATCACGATCGGGTCGCTGCTGCTTGCGGCGTTCTTCGTACCACCTCAGAAGTCGGGGGTCCTGGACGTGGACGGCTACCGTGCGGTCCGGACGGCCTCACACGCCGCGATCGTGTGGGCGGCGACCGCCCTGGTCCTGGTCCCGCTTTCGCTGTCGGATACTTCGGGGCAACCGTTCACCGAGGCTGCCAAGCCGAGCAACGTGTTCAGATCGATCGATCAGGTCGAACTCGCGAGCGTGTGGCGGTGGACCGCGATCATCGCCATCGTCGTGGCAATCGTGGCGCGGTTGGTGCTGCGCTGGTGGTGGACACCGATCCTCCTGGCAGTCGCGATTCTCGGACTGATGCCGCTGGCCTTGACCGGGCACTCGTCTTCGGGCGGTTCGCACGACTTGGCGACCAACAGCTTGATCCTTCACCTCGTCGCGGCCTCGCTGTGGGCGGGCGGGCTGTTCGCGCTGCTGGCCCATGCGCGACGGGCGGGCGCGTACACCGACGTGGCGGCACGAAGGTTCTCCGCGGTCGCGGGTGTCTGCTTCGCAGTCATGGCCGTCAGCGGAGTGGTGAACGCGCTCGTCCGCGTCCCGATCGACGACTTCATGACCACCACGTACGGTCGCCTCGTGGTGGCCAAGGCCGTGGCACTGATCATCCTGGGTATCTTCGGCTGGGCACATCGCCGCCGGGCGCTGCCCGCGCTGCAGAAGGATCCGACGAGCCGCGGAAACCTGATCCGGTTCGCGGGAGCCGAGGCCTTGGTTTTCGGCGCTACGATCGGGCTCGCCGTCGGGCTCGGCCGTACGCCGCCGCCACCACCGAGCAGCGTGCCCACCCTCACCGAGGTCGAACTCGGCTACAACCTGTCGGGTCCGCCGACGTTCGAGCGTCTGATGCTGGACTGGCGATTCGACCTGCTCTTCGGTACTGCGGCGATTGTTTTCGCGCTCGTCTACATGCTCGGATTGCGAAAGCTCCGCCGCCGGGGCGACAAATGGCCGGTGGGACGGACCGTGGCCTGGATGTGCGGATGCGCGGTGCTGCTCTTTGCGACGTCTTCGGGCGTGGGGCGCTATGCACCGGCGGTGTTCAGCGTTCACATGGGTGCACATATGGCGCTGTCGATGCTGGCGCCGGTTCTGTTGGTCCTCGGAGCGCCCATCACACTCGCGTTGCGCTCGCTCGATCCTGCCGGCAAAGACGGTGTACCGGGTCTGCGCGAATGGATTCTCAAGGCCCTGCACAGTCCCTACTCCCGGTTCATCACCCATCCCCTGGTCGCGGCGACGCTGTTCGTGGGCGGCTTCTACGCGTTGTACCTCGGGGGGATCTTCGGAGCCGTCGTCGATTCGCACACCGCGCACATCCTGATGAACCTTCACTTCCTTCTGAGCGGCTACCTGTTCTATTGGGTCGCGATCGGGGTAGACCCCTCACCGCGGAAGCTTTCGCCGGTGATGAAACTCGCGATGGTGTTCGGATCGCTGCCCTTCCACGCCTTCTTCGGCGTCGCGCTGATGAGTATGAACACGGTCATGGGCGAGGCGTTCTACCGCTCACTCGGTCTCGGCTGGAACTCCGACCTGTTGAGTGATCAGCAACTCGGGGGCAGCATCGCGTGGGCGACCGGCGAGATTCCGCTGATGCTGGTGATGATGGCACTGCTGATCCAGTGGTCCCGCAGCGACGGCCGCACCGCCCGCCGCGTCGACCGAGCAGCGGATCGCGATGACGACGCCGCTCTTGCTGCACACAACGCGATGTTCGCTGAGCTGGCGCGGCGCGATCGCGAGGCGGGTTTGTGA
- a CDS encoding catalase family peroxidase: MSDEEKPDASPTLSRRGVLLGLAALGGIAAVDVGGFLYAGGWLTPGRLTPSRFTDRFQQVFGKHDGFRRNHAKGLSASGHFISNGAGAEISRAVVFQPGEFAVEGRFSLSGGVPDVADANATVRGLGLLFTLPNGEQWRTAMVNIPVFFDNTPEGFFERILASKPDPATGNPDPDKMAAFLARHPETAAAMEIIGQNPPSSGFDNSTFYGLNAFRVTDSLGAVRPVRWMVVPEQPFEPADPVQPPGRDYLFDALIRKVADTPLYWRLILTIGQPGDPTNDATVPWPPHRHAIDAGRLTIDSVQTEEQGNARDINFDPLILPYGIARSDDPLLSARSAVYAKSFQRRSSEPKTPSAVNVERVLDER, encoded by the coding sequence ATGAGCGATGAAGAGAAACCAGATGCGTCCCCGACGCTGAGTCGCCGCGGCGTCCTGCTCGGACTCGCTGCCCTCGGTGGAATCGCCGCAGTGGATGTCGGCGGTTTCCTGTACGCGGGAGGTTGGTTGACGCCCGGCAGGTTGACTCCATCGCGATTCACCGATCGGTTCCAGCAGGTATTCGGCAAGCACGATGGATTCCGGCGCAATCATGCCAAGGGACTGAGCGCCTCTGGGCATTTCATCAGCAACGGGGCGGGGGCCGAGATATCCAGAGCCGTGGTCTTCCAACCCGGCGAGTTCGCGGTGGAGGGCCGGTTCTCGCTGTCCGGCGGCGTCCCCGATGTTGCGGACGCGAATGCCACCGTACGAGGCCTGGGATTGCTGTTCACCCTGCCGAACGGAGAACAGTGGCGGACCGCGATGGTCAACATCCCGGTTTTCTTCGACAACACCCCGGAAGGCTTCTTCGAGCGAATCCTCGCATCCAAGCCGGATCCCGCCACCGGCAATCCCGATCCGGACAAGATGGCCGCGTTCCTGGCCAGGCACCCTGAGACCGCTGCGGCGATGGAGATCATCGGGCAGAACCCGCCCAGCTCCGGATTCGACAACAGCACCTTTTACGGACTCAACGCGTTCCGCGTCACCGACAGCCTCGGGGCCGTCCGCCCGGTGCGCTGGATGGTCGTCCCCGAGCAACCGTTCGAACCGGCGGACCCTGTACAGCCACCCGGCAGGGATTACCTCTTCGACGCCCTGATCCGCAAGGTCGCGGACACACCCCTGTATTGGCGCCTGATTCTCACGATCGGCCAACCAGGTGACCCAACCAACGACGCCACCGTGCCGTGGCCGCCACACCGACACGCCATCGATGCCGGCAGATTGACGATCGACTCGGTACAGACCGAAGAGCAGGGCAACGCCCGGGACATCAACTTCGACCCGCTCATTCTTCCCTACGGCATCGCGCGGTCCGACGATCCACTGCTCAGCGCACGGTCGGCGGTGTACGCCAAATCCTTCCAACGTAGGTCCAGCGAGCCCAAAACGCCCAGTGCAGTCAACGTCGAGAGGGTGCTCGATGAGCGATAA
- a CDS encoding cytochrome b, with the protein MSDKQIGRTPQFALPSRLLHWVMAVMVITQLFIGVTMVASLANYNILLAIHRPLGIAILIFVVIRIGNRLLHKPPPFLSTMRPWERRVATRSEQLLYVLLVAQPLAGWAMLSSAGVPIVLFRQLHLPAIAPHNTTVYAVLWYTHLTLAYLLFATFTAHMCAILFHTLVIRDRILDRMALWPIPKTAPAAKPATEQAAGQVAEPPD; encoded by the coding sequence ATGAGCGATAAGCAGATCGGCCGTACCCCACAGTTCGCCCTCCCTTCCCGACTGCTGCATTGGGTTATGGCGGTTATGGTCATCACCCAGCTCTTCATCGGCGTCACCATGGTGGCCTCGCTGGCCAACTACAACATTCTTCTAGCCATCCACCGGCCGCTGGGGATCGCGATCCTCATCTTCGTCGTGATCCGAATCGGAAACCGGCTGCTGCACAAGCCACCACCGTTCCTGTCCACGATGCGGCCATGGGAACGTCGTGTGGCGACCCGGTCGGAACAACTGCTCTACGTACTGCTGGTCGCGCAACCGTTGGCCGGTTGGGCCATGCTGTCGAGTGCGGGAGTCCCGATCGTTCTCTTTCGGCAACTACACCTTCCGGCGATCGCACCGCACAACACGACTGTGTACGCGGTGCTGTGGTACACCCACCTGACGCTGGCGTACCTGCTGTTCGCCACCTTCACAGCCCACATGTGCGCGATCTTGTTTCATACCTTGGTGATCCGCGACCGCATTCTCGACCGCATGGCCCTATGGCCCATACCCAAGACAGCACCGGCAGCAAAGCCCGCGACGGAGCAGGCAGCTGGGCAGGTAGCTGAACCACCTGATTGA
- a CDS encoding alpha/beta fold hydrolase — MLSTSENAHITVGDLTFDVAISGPADGEAVLLLHGFPESAAAWGPVSELLNASGLRTYTPNQRGYSPGARPDGVDSYGVDRLAADVIGLLDALDLDTVHLVGHDWGATVSWVVAARHPDRITSLTAVSVPHLAAFGRALREDKDQQQRSSYIGLLRMEGKAEQVLLEDNARRLRAMFGDAVAPELVDKHVALLTEPGALTGALNYYRAMTSDLDQTPAVTVPTTYLWSTEDIAMGRAGAEMCGEFVDAPYEFIVLEGATHWIPEQRPTELAKAILERTGTNPA, encoded by the coding sequence ATGCTGTCAACATCAGAAAATGCGCACATCACCGTCGGCGACCTGACTTTCGACGTCGCCATCAGTGGACCAGCCGACGGGGAGGCAGTCCTTCTCCTACACGGGTTTCCGGAAAGCGCCGCGGCGTGGGGACCCGTCAGCGAATTGCTGAACGCGTCGGGTCTGCGGACCTATACGCCGAACCAGCGCGGGTACTCGCCCGGCGCGAGACCCGACGGAGTCGACTCGTACGGGGTCGATCGTCTCGCCGCGGATGTCATCGGCCTCCTCGACGCTCTCGACCTCGACACCGTCCATCTCGTCGGCCACGACTGGGGTGCCACGGTCTCCTGGGTGGTCGCTGCCCGTCACCCCGACCGCATCACATCTCTCACCGCCGTTTCCGTACCCCACCTCGCCGCATTCGGCCGGGCACTGCGCGAAGACAAAGACCAGCAGCAGCGCTCGAGTTACATCGGTCTGCTGAGGATGGAAGGCAAGGCCGAGCAGGTCCTCCTCGAAGACAACGCACGGCGCCTGCGCGCAATGTTCGGCGATGCCGTCGCACCGGAATTGGTCGACAAACATGTCGCTCTACTCACCGAACCGGGGGCCCTGACCGGTGCGCTGAACTACTACCGCGCCATGACGAGCGATCTGGACCAGACGCCCGCCGTCACCGTGCCCACCACCTATCTGTGGAGCACCGAAGACATCGCGATGGGGCGCGCCGGGGCCGAGATGTGCGGTGAGTTCGTCGATGCACCCTACGAATTCATCGTGTTGGAAGGTGCCACGCACTGGATTCCCGAGCAGCGACCGACCGAACTCGCGAAAGCGATCCTCGAGCGCACCGGAACCAACCCCGCTTGA
- a CDS encoding DUF4203 domain-containing protein, with protein MSGIAILLVGAVLCFAGIGSLHVAVLASGFGLGWLLADLLSLSIGTTFLVALIGAVVAWVATTLIFKFAAFFLGIIAGAVIGAKLSRVLQPEDTNWLLSAVVIVALAVACGFIADRYRARALLWLTALGGASMVASGLGLAIGPLDFLDNPNAGAQQVFATLIWIAVAAAGWLTQRRLFPDKLRIGDDRAKR; from the coding sequence ATGAGTGGTATCGCAATCCTGTTGGTCGGGGCGGTTCTGTGCTTCGCCGGCATCGGTTCACTTCACGTCGCGGTTCTCGCCTCCGGATTCGGGCTCGGTTGGCTCCTGGCCGACCTGCTGTCGCTATCGATCGGGACGACGTTCTTGGTCGCCCTGATCGGTGCGGTGGTGGCGTGGGTGGCCACCACGCTGATATTCAAGTTCGCCGCGTTCTTCCTCGGAATCATCGCCGGCGCCGTGATCGGCGCGAAGCTCAGCCGCGTCCTGCAGCCGGAAGACACCAACTGGCTGCTGAGCGCAGTCGTGATCGTCGCACTGGCGGTTGCCTGCGGCTTCATCGCCGACCGGTACCGCGCACGAGCGCTGTTGTGGCTGACCGCGCTCGGCGGAGCGAGCATGGTGGCGTCCGGACTCGGCCTGGCCATAGGCCCCCTGGATTTCCTGGACAATCCGAACGCGGGCGCACAGCAGGTGTTCGCCACACTGATCTGGATCGCAGTGGCGGCCGCGGGCTGGCTTACCCAACGGCGACTCTTCCCGGACAAACTGCGTATCGGCGACGATCGCGCGAAGCGCTAG
- a CDS encoding MFS transporter — translation MSTDVRPPAGIGEAATRRQVVAWGLWDWGSAAFNAVIVTFVFSVYLTDAVGDDLPGPVSASAWLGWSLGIAGFFIAVLAPISGQRFDAAGRRKWALGALTLATVACMAAMFFVRDSYEYLWLGLVLLAVGSVIFELANVPYNAMLRQVSTPANIGRVSGFGWSMGYLGGIVLLLLSYFGFIVGDGDQRGFLGLTTEDGMNIRMVAVLAAVWLAVFAIPVLLTVPELPRLEVDPGADKAGFFESYRVLARDLRDLWSADRRTVYFLGASALFRDGLAGVFTFGAVLAVNVYGISVADVLLFGVAANVVAAVGALTAGRFDDKVGPKTVIVTSLVAMIVVGIVLLMVSGPAMFWLFGLLLCVFVGPAQSSSRTFLARITPPGREGQMFGLYATTGRAVSFLSPSLFGLFAFWFAADRGGIVGLLVVLAIGLGALLVVRAPERD, via the coding sequence ATGAGCACCGACGTTCGTCCGCCGGCCGGGATCGGGGAAGCCGCGACGCGCCGACAGGTTGTGGCCTGGGGCTTGTGGGATTGGGGCTCAGCCGCGTTCAACGCGGTGATTGTGACGTTCGTCTTCTCCGTGTACCTCACCGACGCGGTCGGCGACGACCTCCCCGGCCCGGTGTCGGCAAGCGCCTGGCTCGGGTGGTCACTCGGAATCGCGGGATTCTTCATCGCCGTGCTCGCACCCATCTCAGGACAGCGATTCGACGCCGCTGGACGGCGCAAGTGGGCCCTCGGTGCCCTCACCCTCGCAACCGTCGCCTGCATGGCTGCGATGTTCTTCGTCCGCGACTCCTATGAATACCTGTGGCTCGGCCTGGTGCTGCTTGCCGTGGGTTCGGTGATCTTCGAACTGGCCAATGTTCCCTACAACGCGATGCTCCGGCAGGTGTCGACACCGGCGAATATCGGCCGGGTGTCCGGCTTCGGTTGGTCGATGGGCTACCTCGGTGGGATCGTGCTCCTGCTGTTGTCCTATTTCGGGTTCATCGTCGGTGACGGCGACCAACGGGGTTTTCTGGGGTTGACCACCGAGGACGGGATGAATATCCGGATGGTGGCGGTGCTGGCGGCCGTCTGGCTCGCAGTCTTCGCGATTCCGGTCCTGCTGACCGTTCCCGAGTTGCCGCGTCTCGAGGTCGACCCGGGTGCAGACAAGGCGGGCTTCTTCGAGTCGTATCGGGTGCTGGCCCGAGACCTACGCGACCTCTGGTCTGCCGACCGCCGCACCGTCTATTTTCTGGGGGCCAGTGCGCTGTTCCGGGACGGTCTCGCGGGCGTCTTCACGTTCGGAGCCGTTCTGGCCGTCAACGTCTACGGCATCAGCGTCGCCGACGTGCTGCTGTTCGGCGTCGCAGCCAACGTGGTCGCCGCTGTCGGGGCCCTGACTGCGGGGCGGTTCGACGACAAAGTCGGACCCAAGACGGTGATCGTGACCTCGCTGGTTGCGATGATCGTTGTCGGCATCGTCTTGCTGATGGTGTCGGGCCCGGCGATGTTCTGGCTGTTCGGGTTGCTGTTGTGTGTGTTCGTCGGTCCGGCGCAGTCGTCGTCGCGCACGTTCCTGGCCAGAATCACACCGCCGGGCAGGGAGGGGCAGATGTTCGGTCTCTATGCGACGACGGGCCGCGCCGTCTCGTTCCTGTCGCCGAGCCTGTTCGGGCTGTTCGCTTTTTGGTTCGCTGCGGATCGTGGCGGCATAGTCGGACTGCTGGTCGTGCTTGCGATCGGACTCGGCGCTCTATTGGTGGTGCGGGCACCCGAACGCGACTAG
- a CDS encoding PadR family transcriptional regulator — translation MALEHALLVSLTERSGSGYELARRFDKSIGFFQSATHQQIYRVLKRMDESGWVNAEVVAQDGRPDKKVYRVSDAGRSELGRWIAEPSAPIPMRNELAVKIRAAQHGDLAALIAEVARHRDGHAARLEVYRMIEQRDFPTPDQLSGPALHQYLVLRGGIRVEEGFADWCQEVLDALSQ, via the coding sequence GTGGCACTCGAACATGCGCTGCTCGTCTCCCTGACCGAACGTTCAGGGTCGGGCTACGAATTGGCTCGCCGGTTCGACAAATCCATCGGCTTCTTCCAGAGCGCCACTCATCAGCAGATCTACCGCGTTCTCAAGCGCATGGACGAGTCCGGATGGGTGAACGCCGAGGTGGTCGCCCAGGACGGCAGGCCCGATAAGAAGGTCTACCGCGTCAGTGACGCCGGGAGATCGGAGCTCGGACGCTGGATCGCCGAACCGAGCGCACCCATCCCTATGCGCAACGAACTGGCGGTGAAGATCCGTGCCGCACAGCACGGTGACCTCGCCGCGCTCATCGCCGAGGTTGCCCGCCACCGTGACGGTCACGCCGCACGGCTAGAGGTCTACCGCATGATCGAACAACGTGACTTCCCCACCCCGGATCAGCTTTCCGGACCAGCCCTCCACCAGTACCTCGTCCTGCGCGGCGGAATTCGCGTAGAAGAGGGGTTCGCCGACTGGTGTCAAGAAGTACTCGACGCGCTCTCACAGTAA